The Helicobacter mustelae genome has a segment encoding these proteins:
- a CDS encoding catalase, which translates to MKKETKRNFILTNDAGVHVGNNQDSITVGPRGPMLLENTWFLEKLAHFDRERIPERVVHAKGSGAYGTFTVTNDITKYTKAKIFSKVGKKTPCFFRFSTVAGERGAADAERDPRGFAMKYYTEEGNWDLVGNNTPIFFIRDPLKFPDFIHTQKRNPKTNLRDMTAAWDFWSQCPESLHQVTILMSDRGIPKNYRHMHGYGSHTFTFINAKNEVCFVKFHLKSMQGIQNLTNAEAEKIIGMDRESHQRDLFNAIERGDFPKWRMCVQIMPIKDAKTYRFHPFDLTKVWSHKDYPLIEVGIVELNRNPENYFAEVEQAAFDPASVVPGIGYSPDKMLQGRLFAYGDTARYRLGINHGQLPVNAPKVPVHNTHRDGFMQNGNYGSYMNYNPSSIPGYQEDHSVRVPKFNPASIEKETDIYDYDFRADDSDYYTQPGNLYRLLKPEERERLCQNIKDAMEGVPADIKKRQIEHFKKADPAYGKRVEELVM; encoded by the coding sequence ATGAAAAAAGAAACCAAAAGAAATTTTATTTTAACCAACGATGCTGGTGTTCATGTAGGAAACAATCAAGATTCCATAACCGTCGGTCCACGAGGCCCAATGCTCTTGGAAAACACATGGTTTTTAGAAAAACTCGCACACTTTGATAGGGAAAGAATCCCAGAGAGAGTAGTTCATGCCAAGGGTAGCGGTGCATATGGCACCTTCACGGTGACAAACGACATTACCAAATATACCAAGGCAAAGATTTTTAGCAAAGTCGGCAAAAAAACTCCCTGCTTCTTCCGCTTTTCAACAGTTGCTGGCGAGAGGGGTGCAGCAGATGCAGAGCGCGATCCTAGGGGATTTGCGATGAAATACTACACAGAGGAAGGAAACTGGGATTTGGTAGGAAACAACACCCCTATCTTTTTCATCAGAGATCCTTTGAAATTCCCTGATTTCATCCATACACAAAAGCGCAACCCAAAAACCAATCTCAGAGATATGACAGCTGCATGGGATTTTTGGAGCCAGTGCCCAGAGTCTTTGCACCAAGTAACCATCCTCATGAGCGATCGTGGGATTCCCAAAAACTACCGCCACATGCACGGATATGGCAGCCACACCTTTACCTTCATCAACGCAAAAAATGAAGTGTGCTTTGTGAAATTCCACCTAAAATCCATGCAGGGAATCCAAAATCTCACCAATGCAGAAGCAGAAAAAATCATTGGTATGGATAGAGAATCTCATCAAAGAGACTTGTTTAATGCCATTGAGCGCGGGGATTTCCCAAAATGGAGAATGTGCGTCCAAATCATGCCTATAAAAGATGCAAAAACCTACCGCTTCCACCCCTTCGATCTCACAAAAGTATGGAGCCATAAAGATTATCCACTTATCGAAGTAGGAATCGTAGAGCTCAACAGAAATCCTGAAAACTATTTTGCTGAGGTAGAACAAGCAGCTTTTGACCCCGCAAGTGTCGTGCCGGGCATCGGATACAGCCCAGATAAAATGCTCCAAGGAAGACTCTTTGCCTATGGTGATACTGCAAGATACCGCCTTGGCATCAACCATGGACAACTTCCTGTGAATGCTCCAAAAGTGCCTGTACACAATACCCACAGAGATGGATTTATGCAAAATGGGAATTATGGAAGCTATATGAACTACAACCCAAGCTCTATCCCAGGATATCAAGAAGACCACAGCGTTAGAGTGCCTAAGTTCAATCCTGCATCCATCGAAAAAGAAACAGACATCTATGACTATGATTTCAGGGCAGACGATAGCGATTATTATACTCAGCCAGGAAATCTCTACAGACTCCTTAAGCCAGAAGAGCGCGAGAGACTCTGCCAAAACATCAAAGATGCGATGGAAGGAGTACCAGCTGATATCAAAAAACGCCAGATCGAACATTTCAAAAAAGCAGATCCTGCTTATGGTAAACGCGTAGAAGAACTAGTAATGTAA
- a CDS encoding transglutaminase-like domain-containing protein, with translation MERREFLKTSALATGVLATSTGLFAREQKSKKFIIDIAYSADFRSAKDLKFYTPLPMPSAFQKISNFKLQGNFTSHNILKIQDSPLLFAQFEQTAEKKDLSLSFVLELEPYQAKLDRGENSQYLKQTRYVRTDGKIAEIASLVKNKSTEQKVAFFKDYIAKNILPEQRSFSDAIKTISDKKNTFILSGESISANSILVALCRACNIPAREVFGFDITQNHLISNNKAEILINHYWQRMDVSQENSYDFIALNHLRDDFIGDIYTSSIHQTLGSIDGNNLKYYKEFQESIRLQQIA, from the coding sequence ATGGAAAGACGAGAATTCTTAAAAACAAGCGCTCTGGCAACAGGTGTCCTAGCAACGAGCACGGGACTTTTTGCAAGAGAGCAAAAAAGCAAAAAATTTATCATTGACATAGCATATAGTGCAGATTTTCGATCCGCCAAAGATCTGAAATTTTATACTCCATTGCCAATGCCCAGCGCATTTCAAAAAATCAGTAATTTCAAGCTTCAGGGAAATTTCACATCCCACAACATTCTAAAAATCCAAGACTCTCCCCTGCTCTTTGCCCAGTTTGAACAAACTGCAGAAAAAAAAGATCTCTCTTTATCCTTTGTCCTCGAGCTAGAACCCTACCAAGCCAAGCTAGATAGAGGAGAAAACTCTCAATATCTCAAACAAACAAGATATGTGAGAACCGATGGAAAAATCGCAGAGATAGCAAGCCTCGTGAAAAACAAGAGCACAGAGCAAAAAGTGGCCTTCTTCAAAGATTATATTGCAAAAAATATCCTGCCAGAGCAAAGAAGCTTCTCTGATGCAATCAAAACCATCTCTGATAAAAAAAATACATTCATCCTCTCTGGAGAAAGCATCAGTGCCAACTCGATTTTGGTAGCCCTCTGTCGTGCTTGCAACATCCCAGCCCGAGAAGTTTTTGGCTTTGATATCACGCAAAATCACCTCATATCCAATAACAAAGCAGAGATTCTCATCAATCACTATTGGCAGCGCATGGATGTAAGCCAGGAAAACTCCTATGACTTTATTGCCTTAAACCATCTTAGAGACGACTTTATCGGGGATATTTATACTTCAAGCATCCACCAAACATTAGGCAGCATTGATGGAAACAACCTGAAATATTACAAAGAATTTCAAGAAAGCATCAGACTCCAACAAATCGCATAA